A single Biomphalaria glabrata chromosome 2, xgBioGlab47.1, whole genome shotgun sequence DNA region contains:
- the LOC129924383 gene encoding circumsporozoite protein-like — translation MADGKANSLMSINGKANSLMSINGKANSLMRINGKPNSLMSINGKPNSLMSINGKPNSLVSINGKPNRMSINGKPNRMSINGKPNSLMSINGKPNSLMSINGKPNSLMSINGKPNSLMSINGKPNRMSINGKPNSLMSIKGKPNSLVSINGKPNRMSINGKPNSLMNINGKPNSFMSINGKPNRMSINGKLNS, via the coding sequence ATGGCAGATGGTAAAGCTAACAGCTTGATGAGCATCAATGGTAAAGCTAACAGCTTGATGAGCATCAATGGTAAAGCTAACAGCTTGATGAGAATCAATGGTAAACCAAACAGCTTGATGAGCATCAATGGTAAACCTAACAGCTTGATGAGCATCAATGGTAAACCAAACAGCTTGGTGAGCATCAATGGTAAACCAAACAGGATGAGCATCAATGGTAAACCAAACAGGATGAGCATCAATGGTAAACCAAACAGCTTGATGAGCATCAATGGTAAACCAAACAGCTTGATGAGCATCAATGGTAAACCTAACAGCTTGATGAGCATCAATGGTAAACCAAACAGCTTGATGAGCATCAATGGTAAACCAAACAGGATGAGCATCAATGGTAAACCTAACAGCTTGATGAGCATCAAAGGTAAACCAAACAGCTTGGTGAGCATCAATGGTAAACCAAACAGGATGAGCATCAATGGTAAACCAAACAGCTTGATGAACATCAATGGTAAACCAAACAGCTTCATGAGCATCAATGGTAAACCAAACAGGATGAGCATCAACGGTAAACTAAACAGCTAG